The genomic region CTCTACGTCGGCCTTTCGAAATGGATCTTCATGGGACCTGGCATGTTTGTCGGCTATATTACCGCCGAGTTCGACAAGACCTGGGCGCCGCACACATTGAATTTCCTGCTCGCCTGGCTGATCATGATCGCCGAGCCGGGTTTGGCCGTACTGATTCTCTCCGGCAGGAAACCGCGCATGGTGTGGACGCTGACATCCCTGCTCATGTTTCTCCTCGCCATCGGCCAAACCATCCTGATGAAACCCGATGTCGTCGCCAATTGGCAGTACCTGGTACTGGTCCTGCTGTGCGCCGCTTTGAGCGATCCGGATCCCCTTGGGGGAGATCGCGCGGACCGAGGGGCAGGTGGACCTTGACCCGGCGGGCAATTGACCGCTTCTTCAAGGGCTTCGAGGGCGGAAGGCGGAACGGTGCAACGGGAAGGTACGGAATCTACGGATCCTGTTGGAGGACCGGAGGATGATGAACGGGGATGGGAGGCCAGGCGGAAGCGGCTGGAGATGCCGTCGGTATTGTGCGCAGTGAGGCAAGAAAAATCCGGACACCCCTTACGGAATGCCCGGATTTAGAATCCGAAGAGGTCGTCACCCCGGCCGACATCACCCGCCGCGGGGGTATCACGCGCGCCCGGGTGACCCAGGTCATGGGCATGCTGCGACTCCCCTCGGAGATCCAGGAAAAAATTCTGTCCATGCCCGACATTGTCCGCCGTCCCTCAATTTCAGAGCGGATGCTTCGACCAATCGCTGCAATGGGTGATAGCGGCGATCAGCCCCTGGGTTTCGGAAGCTCCCGAGAGGCGACCTTCCGTCAGGCGTCAGTTTTTGGGCACTTCGGAAAGCGGGATCCCCAACGCGTCCGCCACCCCCTTGCCGTACGCCGGATCGGCCTTCAGGCAGTTGCCGATGTGGCGGACCTTGATCTCCTTGGGAGCGTCGCCCATGGCCCGTGCAGTGTTTGCGAAAAGCACCTTCTGCTGCGCGGCGCTCATCAGCCGGAAAAGCCGGCCGGGCTGGGAGTAATAATCGCCGTCCTCGCGATGATCCCAGTGGTCGGCAGCCCCTTCCAGGCGGAGAGGCGGTTCGGCAAAATCCGGCTGCTGTTGCCACTCGCCGTAACTGTTCGGTTCGTAGCCAAGCGTGCTGCCATGATTGCCGTCCACCCGCATGGCGCCGTCGCGATGGTAGCTGTGGAACGGGCAGCGGGACGCATTGACCGGGATCAGGTGGTGATTCACGCCGAGCCGGTAGCGCTGGGCATCGCCGTAGGAAAAGAGCCTCCCCTGCAGCATCTTGTCGGGGGAAAAGCCGATGCCGGGCACGATGTTGGCCGGATTGAAGGCGGCCTGTTCCACGTCGGCAAAATAGTTTTCCGGGTTGCGGTTCAACTCGAGGACGCCCACCTCCTTCAGGGGATAATCCTTGTGGAACCAGACCTTGGTGAGGTCGAAGGGGTGGTAGGGGCACTTCACCGCGTCCTTCTC from Candidatus Deferrimicrobiaceae bacterium harbors:
- a CDS encoding DUF1538 family protein; the encoded protein is MEWFQYDTRRFFLFGIRLFFGLWLLYVGLSKWIFMGPGMFVGYITAEFDKTWAPHTLNFLLAWLIMIAEPGLAVLILSGRKPRMVWTLTSLLMFLLAIGQTILMKPDVVANWQYLVLVLLCAALSDPDPLGGDRADRGAGGP